caagactcagctgtTGTTACAGACACATACTCcaaagttaggttttcaatcttgtctacctcTTAAGTTAGGTTGCatttcatccacaaggactcagaTACAGAAGaacggagtccttctcaggccatatttagtttgaaTTAACAGACTGAATTTTGCCCGTCTTTGTCTAGGAACTGTCCTTGGTGTCCTCAGAGCCCAAAGCTTTCTTGCCTATGACTCTATAATTTTTAGACGTGTCAGTTAGTATCATTTGCTTTCTTCGGTGGTAGATATTTTTTTCTCGTTGATTTAAAATGACTCTTTTTATCTATTAAAGCTATTAAGCTGTTGTTCATGTGGTAAAATTTTGCCCCTTGTTCAACATTTGCCACTCAATTACTTCTAAACTGCAAAAGTTATGTAGTTTCATTTAattgtcaattttcttttatGGCTGTTGCTTTTTGTACCATGATAATAAAGTGTTGACaagaaaaaatgaacacattAAAATTGGGACTGAAAATCCATTCTATTTATAGATTGATTTTAAGCAAATTATAAGAACTCAGCATATTCATTAGTCtatgtactttttaatttttggtagtcTCTATATGTATACATTGGAGTACTTATTATAATAGAGTACTTtatgtatattgtatttttaaaatcacctttCATTACTATAAAAGTAGATatgcatattttagaaaattataaagtACACAGAACAAACATAAGAATACAAAAACACATCTCACTACTCACAGGATACCTCTTTAACACTAATTTATACCTTGTGAGATCTTTTATAATTTTGCAGCGAAATGAGTTTATATTGAACATACTGCTTTGTAACTTTGCTGTTAATATTATTCatcttttcaataatttttttttggtatataaaCTATGTATTAACAAACAAGGCCTACAGACTTATTTCTTCTTGGACACACCTACGGTGCGGCCACGGCGGCCAGTGGTCTTGGTGTGCTGGCCTCGGACACGAAGGCCCCAGAAGTGACTCAGCCCTCTGTGGGCCCGAATCTTCTTCAGTCGCTCCAGGTCTTCACGGAGCTCGTTGTCCAGACCATTGGCCAGGACCTGGTTATATTTTCCATCCTTTACATCCTTCTGTCTGTTCAAAAACCAGTCGGGGATCTTGTACTGGCGTGGATTCTGCATAATGGTGATCACACGTTCCACCTCATCCTCAATGAGTTCTCCCGCCCTCTTGGTGAGGTCAATGTCTGTTTTCCTCAATACCACATGAGCATATCTTCGGCCCACACCCTTAATGGCAGTGATGGCAAAGGCTATTTTCCGCCGCCTATCGATGTTGGTGTTGAGTACTCGCAAAATATGCTGGAACTTTTCAGGGATCACTAGAGATATGGCGGCAGCACAAGCGGTGGCGTGTAGGCCTCCTGTGGAAGaatcttttcaataatttttaaatctcatcTAATGGTTAGGCAATATTCAAATTTTCCTAATTGTCCCCAGCAGTCTTTTTAGCTgtgctttggggttttttttttttttgttctccccccaccccatattATATGCAACCCAGGACTATGCATTGTGTCTGCTTGTTGTATTCCTTATGTCTCTTTGAAATAGCACTAGTTAAGTTTAGGAGATCAGGCCGATGGTCCTCCAGAGTGTTCTTCCTTCTGTCATTTGTCACTTTCTCATTGTATCACTTAACTTGTTTCTATAGCTCATATATATCCAGTAAACTAGAGTTAGGTCTAAAGCTTGATGTATTcgagtcaaatatcttgacatataATATGATAATTCACGGAACTGATGTGGTCTTCATGTTTATTTACATCAGAAGACACATGTTTTCTGGTTGTCCCACCATTCGTCCCACCAACCACTGGACTTGGGGACTTGAGTAATGCAATGCAAGTGTGATCCACGTGCACATTTTCCCCCTTGTGACTGTGTTGTGTTGTACACTGTCCAAAAATCCAGTTCCCCACCAATGATTGTCTCAACACTGGTTCATAATTCTTTCTCAATCTGGAATTTCATTAGGCTTTACAGAAGTGTGTCCTTTAATGCTATCAGTCCTCCCACATTTAATAAGCACACATCCTTCTATAGAGTTTACACACATTCATCAGGGTTATTCAGTTATCCTGACATAGATTTCTATTGTAAAGGCAAAATATATGCTTTGTTTCTCCCATTAGCAATCATCAAACCAAGGAGCTGGTGtgatattaattcattttatttcagttcACTACAACattattttttgatgttatttattaattaataccTTTTGATTTATGTAGACAATGTactaggtgctgggaatacagaggaCTCTATTTATGATAAAGACATGTTTCAAAAGACTATTGTTAAACCCATTTGCTTGGAAGTCCAAGGTATGATTATAAACACTATTGTCAACACTAGTAGGTAGAGTTGTTGAGAGTTTGTTCTTTTAGTCTCCGTGACATGAAAGCTTATGTTCGAAATTCTTAAAAGAGATACTTGcttacaaaagtaaataaaatatcactttgggaggccaaggcaggcggatcactttaggtcaggagttcaagaccagcctggctaacatggtgaaaccctgtctctactaaaaatacaaaaattagccaggcatgatggtgcgtgcttgtaatcttagctactctcaaggctgaggcaggagaatcacttgaacccaggaggcacaggttgcagtgagctgagatttcaccactgcactccagcctgggtgacagagccagactctatctcaaaaaataaaataaataaataaaacttgctTTAATAAAATCACAGTCTGTTGGtggaaagtgaataaataaaattacatcacAACATTACCTCTCCAGGAAAGAGCCTGAGGGATGATACGGAACTCAATGCATCTAACATCTAGCTGCAAAATTTATCAATACCTGACCAATGTTATTTTATCTGTACCCCTATTCAACTTTCCATAGCACCTGCATAATTTGAAGACATtgatcattattttatatattgatgtTTCAATACTTATCTCTAAAAGATagtgacttttaaaaacataatcataATATCACTATCAAGCTAAAAATGCATAATAAATCCTTCATTTATCAAATACCTtatagtgttcctatttcttcaatTGTCTTATATAAATTGTTAAAGTTAAATTCACTGGAGTCTTAGTCCAAATAAGATTAAAACATTCCATTTGGTTGATATGTGTTCCCAAGTTCAACAATTCTTTTtctaaatctttctttctttttgaaaacttttattgAAAGCACAAGGTTATTTGTCCCATAAAATTTCCCCTAGTCTGGATTTGATGATCTCATCTACATTGAATTTCCCATCATGTCACTTAACACAAGCCTggtatttttctgaaaatgagaAGTTAGATCCAAAGGGATGAATCTAAACTGAAtccaaatatatgtattatatgtgtatgtgtatatatatatatatggctagcAAGAAGACTTCATAAGTAATGTCATTTACTTCCATCAGGAGACACATACAATCTGGTTGTCTCTCTTTTGACAAAAATATGAGCCTTGATGATTATCACTTAGATCCATTAATTCATGAGTGGTTACAAACCAGTGATACTTGAATTGTATCATTCCTTCTTCATCCATTAGCTGGAATATTTCTTAAAAGATCACTGTTTCCTCATCGCTTACTTAATTACCCAGTGCTTCAAATCAtatagaaaaggcaagaaaaatcctggattgttttcttttagttGAAAACGTTCAAAATAATTGGGTATATTCGTAGAATATCCACAAGGTGACCAATTTCTTCAATATCATTATGAGCTCAACAGTTTAAATATATTTGACATGCTTCAAATccattaatgttattatttttttgatgaaCAAATTGTCCCATCTCTGTCCAGAGGGAGCCTCTTCAAGTTGGTTCCTGAATCCTTTTGACATGATGTTCAACTGAGGGCAAATCTACCTCCAAAGTCTGAGGAAGCTGAAAGGCTGAAGAAAGAGACTgacaaattcagtttctcagaaagaaccGTTAATAGGGGCTTAATGAACAGGAGCCATGTCTTTGTCTTGGGCTGCGGCAAGGCAAGATGGTGGATCCCTTCACACCATCAGTCTCCAGAGCCAGGGCTTATATACCACAGGAAATGGGTGATTCAGAAGGGATATGTGGGACATTTGAAGTATGGTAACATCAAGGTAGTTTGACCTAAGGGAAGGATTTGCAATAAATACAGTGGTCACCCAAGGAACACTAGATAAACTGAAAATCTTAGAGAGGTTCCTGGAACTGGGGTAAATCAGAAGCCAATATGGCAGATTCACATCCAAGACGGAGTTGCTTTAGCCTCCACACGTGACTGCAATTAaactttgttagttttcttactTTCTGCATTTACAAGATCCAACCTTGTACATTTCCTTCCTTAgacctagaatcagccatttttccaaggagccctggttctttctagtgaaaaatgttatttagaaatTATAATGTGGGCTTTATGGACCCATGGGctactgaatttttaattaagtTTCTGATGTTTTGGATGGAAACTGATGTACATTTACTTTAAAAGCAGCCGTCCCAAATAACTATTTGTTTCATCAGATTCTCTTGAAATATTGAAGTAGATAACGTAGTCTACACATTAAAGTTAGATTAGCtttctctcttaaaatatttgttccacttttttattttttgtattttagtattttgaaatgagctctcaggacaatgATAAACAGCAGTAGTGATAGCTGTTATTCTACTCTTCTTTCTACTATTAGTGGAAATATATTAGCTAGCTATTTATTACCATTAAGGAtgatatttgcattattttaaaattagtatctTTTATATTATAGTTAATTTAccaaggcttttaaaaaataaataattttaaaaataaagttggataCTTAATTGTACCAaagccatatttttaaattatgttttaattttattttatatttgaaaacgtAGAAATAGATATTGAGGAAGGAACGATCATTCTTATAATTTTTCACCTTAATTATGTCAATGCATCTTGTTAGAAAAAAGTGTTCTGTTACTTCATAATTTCACCTTCCTTTGTGCGTGTGCATGTAAATCACTGCTCATAAGTACTACTGATTGAGCAAAACCTAATCTCTGCATGTTAAATAATACTATAATTCTTCTTGAAGTAActtatttgaatttttacttaaaattttaaaaacaatttcaacttttcttttagattcaggaaacaaacatgtgcaggtttgttatagagGTATATTGtgggatgctgaggtttggggtacgacTGATCTTGTCACtcagatagtgaacatagtacctaaTAGTTTTTCAACTCTTCCGTCCCTACCTTCCGTCTGGAGCAGTCCTCAGTGTCTGtttttgccatctttatgtccgtgAGTATCCAATGTTTCGCTCCTACTAATCTCAGAACATGcaggatttggttttctgttcctgtgttaattcacttaggataaggAAAAGCCATTTTTAATACTTAAGATTTTAAGTGTTTCTCCTTTGACCTAATGACACCATGAGAAATATAAATGGATTTTCTAATATTGATCCATCATAGCACACCTGTGGTGAATTTACTTGGCCGTAATGTATCAGAATTGTATCATTATTCTTTTAATAGAGTACTAGTTTTTATTTGCTCATATTTTATTCATAACTTTCCAGTAATATGCATATTCATATAGagtctattatttttcttctgttagtACGTCCTTTGTCCATCTATTCTCGTGAGCCAGGGCAGTTTAAATGGTATgggaattctctttttttttcactttggagGCTAATAATACTCTCCCAAAAAAACATCTGGGCCTGATGCTTTTTTAATTGCTGATTATCTGCAAGATTTGCTAAATTCTTTCACTACTAGTGGTGGACTCCAGTTTTCAATATCTTTTagttaatttctgttatttatatatttcagacatattcttcttttttttttttttttttttttttttgagacagagtttcgctcgtttcccaggctggagcacagtggcgtaatcttggctcactgcaacctctgcctcccaggttcaagcgattctcctgcctcaccctcccaagtagctgggattacaggcatgtgccaccacacacagctaattttgtatttttagtagagatgaggatttcaccatgttggccaggctggtctcaaacacctgacctcaagtgatgcacccacctcggcctcccaaagtgttgggattacagacatgagccactgtgcccggcccagataTATTCTTTCTGCTGCTTGACAGTATGCTGTATTAAAAGATTTTTGCctgttaatttttatgttttagaatttttttgagattttctctgtaatgtaatatattaattattttcatgATTGTTTGGTGAATTGGGGGAAAGAATTGTATCCTCTTGAGCATAAAATCTGTTATAGAAACATTACTGGTAAAATAACTTTGTTAACTGATATTACTcaaattatgtatattattaCGTATTTTTAGCTTAATGATCTAGTCTAATGATTTAGTGTAATAACATAGCTGTTTTGTCAGTATAGCTTGGAATACcta
The sequence above is a segment of the Gorilla gorilla gorilla isolate KB3781 chromosome 19, NHGRI_mGorGor1-v2.1_pri, whole genome shotgun sequence genome. Coding sequences within it:
- the LOC101151540 gene encoding small ribosomal subunit protein uS13-like, producing the protein MDVLEKNRDENVEYSSTGGLHATACAAAISLVIPEKFQHILRVLNTNIDRRRKIAFAITAIKGVGRRYAHVVLRKTDIDLTKRAGELIEDEVERVITIMQNPRQYKIPDWFLNRQKDVKDGKYNQVLANGLDNELREDLERLKKIRAHRGLSHFWGLRVRGQHTKTTGRRGRTVGVSKKK